In a single window of the Melissococcus plutonius ATCC 35311 genome:
- the msrA gene encoding peptide-methionine (S)-S-oxide reductase MsrA, with protein MAKDYEKAIFAGGCFWCMVKPFDTQPGILAVVSGYTGGDVSNPTYEQVTTGTTGHTEAVEITYDPSIISYEQLVDIYWQQTDPTDEFGQFADRGDSYRPVIYYNNEQQKEIAEKSKEKLQKSGRFDKQIVTQIEPAKTFYPAEDYHQDYYKKNSLHYNMYREGSGRARFIRKNWKTNKED; from the coding sequence ATGGCAAAAGATTATGAAAAAGCAATTTTTGCTGGTGGTTGTTTTTGGTGTATGGTAAAACCTTTTGATACACAACCTGGAATTCTTGCAGTTGTGTCTGGATATACCGGTGGTGATGTGTCAAATCCAACGTACGAACAAGTGACAACTGGTACGACTGGACATACAGAAGCAGTTGAGATTACTTACGATCCATCAATTATTTCATATGAACAATTAGTTGACATTTATTGGCAACAGACAGATCCAACAGATGAATTTGGTCAATTTGCTGATAGAGGAGATTCTTATCGTCCAGTTATTTATTATAATAATGAGCAACAAAAAGAAATAGCAGAAAAATCAAAAGAAAAATTACAAAAAAGTGGTCGTTTTGATAAACAAATTGTGACACAAATTGAACCAGCTAAAACATTCTATCCAGCGGAAGACTATCATCAAGATTACTATAAAAAAAATTCATTACACTACAATATGTATAGAGAAGGATCTGGAAGAGCAAGATTTATTCGTAAAAATTGGAAAACTAACAAAGAAGATTAA
- the rpoC gene encoding DNA-directed RNA polymerase subunit beta' has product MIDVNNFESMQIGLASPEKIRSWSYGEVKKPETINYRTLKPEREGLFCERIFGPTKDWECACGKYKRIRYKGIVCDRCGVEVTRSKVRRERMGHIELAAPVSHIWYFKGIPSRMGLVLDMSPRALEEIIYFASYVVIEPGNTSLEKKQLLTEREYREKREQYGQEFTAAMGAEAIKQLLDNVDVEGEVAELKEELKTAQGQKRTRAIRRLDILEAFRSSGNQLSWMIMDVIPVIPPDLRPMVQLEGGRFATSDLNDLYRRVINRNNRLKRLLDLNAPNIIVQNEKRMLQEAVDALIDNGRRGRPVTGPGNRPLKSLSHMLKGKQGRFRQNLLGKRVDYSGRSVIVVGPFLKMYQCGLPKEMALELFKPFVMRELVQREIATNIKNAKRKIERQEDEVWDILEEVIQEHPVLLNRAPTLHRLGIQAFEPVLVEGRAIRLHPLACEAYNADFDGDQMAVHVPLNEEAQAEARMLMLAAQNILNPKDGKPVVTPSQDMVLGNYYLTMEEKDREGEGMIFRDMNEAVLAWQNGYVHLHSRIGVQTTLLGEKPFTEWQKERILITTVGKIIFNEIMPMEFPYLNEPTDYNLTVQTPDKYFVEAGVDIPAHIKEQELILPFKKKNLGNIISEVFKRFHVTETSKMLDRMKDLGYKHSTYAGMTVGIADIMVLHEKQAIIDEAHKQVDVIITKQFRRGLITNTERYERVIAVWNASKDEIQQELMESLDAKNPIFMMSDSGARGNISNFTQLAGMRGLMAAPNGQIMELPIISNFREGLSVLEMFISTHGARKGMTDTALKTADSGYLTRRLVDVAQDVIIREDDCGTDRGLEIQAIREGNEIIESLEERLIGRYTRKSVIHPETKKVIIGENQLISEDIAREIIDAGIEKVTIRSVFTCNTKHGVCHHCYGRNLATGSDVEVGEAVGTIAAQSIGEPGTQLTMRTFHTGGVAGDDITQGLPRIQEIFEARNPKGQAVITEVTGEVIAITEDPATRTKEVTIKGDTDTRTYTVPYTARMKVAEGDNIHRGTPLTEGSIDPKQLLQVRDVLSVENYLLREVQRVYRMQGVEIGDKHIEVMVRQMLRKVRIMDPGDTEILPGTLMDISEFKDRNYDTLIVGGIPATSRPVLLGITKASLETNSFLSAASFQETTRVLTDAAIRGKKDPLLGLKENVIIGKIIPAGTGMARYRNMEPKEVKETSKNVYSISDIEAQMAAEDALNELNK; this is encoded by the coding sequence TTGATCGATGTAAATAATTTTGAAAGTATGCAAATTGGATTAGCTTCTCCAGAAAAAATTAGAAGCTGGTCATATGGTGAAGTAAAAAAACCTGAGACTATTAATTATCGAACACTAAAACCAGAGCGTGAAGGTTTGTTTTGTGAGCGAATCTTTGGACCAACGAAAGACTGGGAATGTGCCTGTGGGAAGTACAAGAGAATTCGTTATAAAGGCATTGTTTGTGATCGCTGTGGCGTTGAAGTTACTCGTTCTAAGGTACGTCGTGAGAGAATGGGACATATTGAACTAGCAGCACCTGTATCACATATTTGGTACTTTAAAGGAATTCCTTCACGAATGGGTCTAGTTTTAGATATGAGTCCGCGTGCTTTGGAAGAAATTATCTATTTTGCCTCTTATGTAGTTATTGAGCCTGGAAATACATCACTTGAAAAGAAACAATTATTGACAGAACGTGAATATAGAGAAAAACGTGAGCAATATGGACAAGAATTCACTGCTGCGATGGGTGCAGAAGCAATTAAGCAGTTACTTGACAATGTTGATGTTGAAGGTGAAGTAGCTGAATTAAAAGAAGAGTTGAAAACAGCACAAGGACAAAAACGGACACGTGCTATTCGTCGTTTGGATATACTTGAAGCATTTCGATCTTCTGGTAATCAATTAAGTTGGATGATTATGGACGTTATTCCTGTTATTCCACCTGATTTACGACCAATGGTTCAGCTTGAAGGTGGACGTTTCGCTACTTCTGATTTGAATGATTTATATCGACGTGTAATTAACCGAAATAATCGGTTAAAACGATTATTAGATTTAAATGCACCGAACATTATTGTTCAAAATGAAAAACGTATGTTACAAGAAGCGGTAGATGCATTGATTGACAATGGTAGACGTGGTCGTCCGGTAACTGGACCAGGGAATCGTCCATTAAAGTCCTTATCACATATGTTGAAAGGAAAGCAAGGTCGTTTCCGTCAAAACTTATTAGGAAAACGTGTTGATTATTCGGGTCGTTCAGTTATTGTTGTTGGTCCATTTTTAAAAATGTATCAGTGTGGACTACCAAAAGAAATGGCACTTGAATTATTCAAACCATTTGTGATGCGTGAGTTGGTTCAGCGTGAAATTGCTACGAATATCAAAAATGCTAAACGAAAAATTGAACGTCAAGAAGATGAAGTTTGGGATATTTTGGAAGAAGTTATTCAAGAACATCCGGTTTTATTAAACCGGGCACCTACACTGCACAGATTAGGTATTCAGGCATTTGAACCAGTATTGGTTGAAGGACGTGCCATTCGGTTGCATCCATTAGCGTGTGAAGCTTATAATGCTGACTTTGATGGTGACCAAATGGCGGTACACGTACCGTTGAATGAAGAAGCTCAAGCAGAAGCAAGAATGTTAATGTTAGCTGCTCAAAATATTCTAAATCCTAAGGATGGAAAACCAGTTGTTACGCCGTCACAAGATATGGTTTTAGGAAATTATTATTTGACAATGGAAGAAAAAGATCGTGAAGGCGAAGGAATGATCTTCCGTGATATGAATGAAGCAGTATTAGCTTGGCAGAATGGTTATGTGCATTTGCATTCAAGAATTGGTGTTCAAACAACATTATTAGGCGAAAAACCATTTACTGAATGGCAAAAAGAACGTATTTTAATTACAACCGTTGGAAAAATTATTTTCAATGAAATCATGCCAATGGAATTTCCTTATTTAAATGAACCAACAGATTATAATCTGACTGTTCAAACTCCAGATAAATACTTTGTTGAAGCAGGGGTAGACATTCCTGCCCATATTAAAGAACAGGAATTAATTCTGCCGTTTAAGAAGAAAAATCTAGGAAATATCATCTCAGAAGTCTTCAAACGATTCCATGTCACGGAAACATCTAAAATGCTGGATCGAATGAAGGATTTAGGATATAAACATTCAACCTATGCTGGAATGACAGTTGGGATTGCTGATATCATGGTTTTACATGAAAAACAAGCAATTATCGATGAAGCTCATAAGCAAGTTGATGTCATCATAACAAAACAATTTCGTCGTGGATTAATTACAAACACTGAACGTTACGAGAGAGTTATTGCTGTATGGAATGCTTCAAAAGATGAAATTCAACAGGAATTGATGGAAAGTTTGGATGCTAAAAATCCAATCTTTATGATGTCTGATTCTGGTGCTCGTGGTAATATTTCTAACTTTACTCAGCTTGCTGGGATGCGTGGATTGATGGCAGCTCCTAATGGACAGATTATGGAATTACCAATTATTTCTAATTTCCGTGAGGGACTATCCGTATTAGAAATGTTCATCTCAACTCATGGTGCTCGTAAAGGAATGACAGATACGGCACTTAAAACAGCCGATTCTGGATATTTGACACGTCGTCTAGTCGATGTTGCTCAAGATGTTATTATTCGTGAAGATGATTGTGGTACAGATCGAGGTCTTGAAATTCAGGCAATTCGTGAAGGAAACGAGATTATTGAATCCTTAGAAGAACGTTTAATTGGGCGTTACACGAGAAAATCAGTGATCCATCCAGAAACTAAAAAGGTAATTATTGGTGAAAATCAATTGATCTCTGAAGACATTGCTAGAGAAATTATTGATGCTGGCATTGAAAAAGTAACAATTCGCTCTGTATTTACCTGTAATACTAAACACGGTGTTTGTCATCATTGTTATGGACGTAATTTGGCAACCGGTTCTGATGTTGAGGTTGGTGAAGCAGTTGGAACAATTGCAGCTCAGTCTATCGGTGAACCAGGTACACAGTTGACTATGCGTACTTTCCATACAGGCGGAGTTGCTGGAGATGATATTACTCAAGGGTTACCTCGTATTCAAGAAATTTTTGAAGCACGTAATCCAAAAGGTCAAGCTGTAATTACTGAAGTTACCGGTGAAGTTATTGCAATTACTGAGGACCCAGCAACTCGTACGAAAGAAGTAACAATTAAAGGCGATACAGATACAAGAACTTATACTGTCCCTTACACAGCACGTATGAAGGTTGCTGAAGGAGATAATATTCATCGTGGAACACCATTAACTGAAGGATCCATCGATCCAAAACAATTATTACAAGTACGTGATGTTCTTTCAGTTGAAAATTACTTATTGCGTGAAGTACAACGAGTTTACCGCATGCAAGGTGTGGAAATTGGTGATAAGCATATTGAAGTAATGGTTCGTCAAATGTTGAGAAAAGTTCGTATTATGGATCCAGGTGATACCGAAATCTTACCAGGTACTTTAATGGATATATCAGAATTTAAAGATCGTAATTATGATACATTAATTGTTGGTGGTATACCAGCAACAAGTCGTCCAGTATTATTAGGTATTACTAAAGCTTCATTAGAAACAAATAGCTTCTTATCAGCAGCTTCTTTCCAGGAAACAACACGTGTATTGACAGATGCAGCAATTCGTGGAAAGAAAGATCCGTTGCTTGGTTTGAAAGAAAATGTAATTATTGGTAAAATCATTCCTGCTGGCACAGGAATGGCTCGTTACCGGAACATGGAACCAAAAGAAGTAAAAGAAACAAGTAAAAATGTGTATAGCATTTCTGATATTGAAGCACAAATGGCAGCTGAAGATGCTTTAAATGAGTTAAATAAATAA